A single window of Danio rerio strain Tuebingen ecotype United States chromosome 15, GRCz12tu, whole genome shotgun sequence DNA harbors:
- the farsb gene encoding phenylalanine--tRNA ligase beta subunit (The RefSeq protein has 1 substitution compared to this genomic sequence): MPTVSVKRDLLFEALGQTYTDEEFDELCFEFGLELDEITSEKDIISREQGDDKAEGASDVVLYKIDVPANRYDLLCLEGLVRGLQVFKDKMEAPRYKRVSPADGGEPQRLLITEETASVRPFAVAAVLRNITFTQERYDSFIELQEKLHQNICRKRTLVAIGTHDLDTISGPFTYTAKAPGEIRFKPLNQSQEFTATELMSLYKSDSHLRHYLHIIENEPLYPIIYDSNGIVLSMPPIINGNHSKISLNTKNVFIECTATDLTKAKITLDMIVTMFSEYCEQPFTVEEAEVVYPDGRMCVYPELAYRTETLSGEFINKKVGINESAESIAQLLTRMCLRSEVSGEDGQIQVEIPPTRSDVIHACDIMEDAAIAYGFNNIVRSTPRTYTVANQLPVNKLTELLRQDLAAAGFTEALTFALCSQEDIADKLRKNMAEIGAVHISNPKTAEFQVARTCLLPGLLKTVAANRKMPLPLKLFEISDVVLKDETKDVGARNNRRLCAIYYNKSPGFEVIHGLLDRVMQLLDVKPGRDHGYHIQAAEDSTFFPGRCAEIFSSGKSIGHLGVLHPDVISRFELTMPCSAIEIDIEPFL; encoded by the exons ATGCCGACAGTCAGCGTGAAAAGAGATCTGCTTTTTGAAGCTCTGGGACAAACATACA CTGATGaagagtttgatgaactgtgtTTCGAGTTTGGCCTCGAGCTGGACGAAATC ACCTCGGAGAAGGACATTATAAGCCGTGAGCAGGGAGATGATAAAGCAGAAGGAGCGTCTGATGTTGTGCTCTATAAGATCGACGTTCCAGCAAACCGCTATGATCTGCTGTGTCTGGAGGGTCTCGTTAGGGGTCTGCAGGTCTTCAAGGACAA GATGGAAGCTCCTCGGTACAAGCGTGTGAGTCCTGCGGATGGAGGAGAGCCTCAGCGGCTGCTCATAACAGAGGAG ACGGCATCTGTGAGGCCGTTCGCTGTAGCCGCTGTACTGCGCAACATTACATTCACCCAGGAGCGATACGACAGCTTCATAGAGCTGCAGGAGAAACTGCACCAGAACATCTGCAG GAAAAGGACGCTGGTTGCAATAGGAACTCATGATTTGGACACGATCTCCGGTCCGTTCACCTACACAGCCAAAGCACCCGGTGAAATCCGCTTCAAACCACTCAATCAGAGCCAAGAGTTCACTGCCACTGAGCTCATGAGTCTCTATAAG TCCGACAGTCACCTGAGGCACTACCTGCACATCATCGAGAACGAGCCTCTCTACCCGATTATATATGACAGTAATGGCATCGTCCTGTCCATGCCTCCTATCATCAATG GGAACCACAGCAAAATCTCATTAAACACAAAGAATGTTTTCATTGAGTGCACGGCCACAGACCTCACAAAG gcaaAGATCACGCTGGACATGATAGTGACCATGTTTAGTGAATACTGTGAGCAGCCCTTCAC GGTTGAGGAGGCAGAGGTTGTTTATCCTGATGGCAGAATGTGTGTGTATCCT GAGCTGGCGTACAGGACGGAGACTCTGTCTGGGGAGTTCATCAACAAAAAAGTTGGCATCAA TGAATCTGCAGAAAGCATCGCTCAGCTGCTGACCCGCATGTGTCTGAGGTCGGAGGTCAGCGGTGAGGACGGTCAGATCCAGGTGGAGATCCCGCCCACTCGCTCTGATGTCATCCATGCCTGTGACATCATGGAGGACGCGGCCATCGCGTACGGCTTCAACAACATCGTCAGGAGCACGCCTCGCACTTACACCGTAGCCAATCAG CTCCCTGTAAATAAACTGACAGAATTATTGAGGCAAGATCTTGCAGCTGCTGGCTTTACTGAAGCTCTAACATTCGCTCTG TGCTCACAAGAAGACATTGCTGATAAACTCAGGAAAAACATGGCAGAAATCGGAGCAGTTCATATCTCCAACCCGAAGACCGCAGAGTTTCAG GTGGCACGTACCTGTCTTCTTCCTGGGCTGCTGAAAACAGTCGCTGCCAACAGAAAGATGCCACTTCCTCTCAAACTGTTCGAGATTTCGGACGTCGTCCTGAAGGATGAAACAAAAG ATGTAGGAGCTCGTAACAACCGGCGTCTCTGTGCCATTTACTACAACAAGAGTCCAGGTTTCGAGGTCATCCATGGGCTTCTGGATCGGGTCATGCAGCTGCTGGATGTCAAACCGGGCCGTGATCAAGGATACCACATACAGGCGGCAGAAG
- the farsb gene encoding phenylalanine--tRNA ligase beta subunit isoform X1 — translation MLYALNIWLFCRMEAPRYKRVSPADGGEPQRLLITEETASVRPFAVAAVLRNITFTQERYDSFIELQEKLHQNICRKRTLVAIGTHDLDTISGPFTYTAKAPGEIRFKPLNQSQEFTATELMSLYKSDSHLRHYLHIIENEPLYPIIYDSNGIVLSMPPIINGNHSKISLNTKNVFIECTATDLTKAKITLDMIVTMFSEYCEQPFTVEEAEVVYPDGRMCVYPELAYRTETLSGEFINKKVGINESAESIAQLLTRMCLRSEVSGEDGQIQVEIPPTRSDVIHACDIMEDAAIAYGFNNIVRSTPRTYTVANQLPVNKLTELLRQDLAAAGFTEALTFALCSQEDIADKLRKNMAEIGAVHISNPKTAEFQVARTCLLPGLLKTVAANRKMPLPLKLFEISDVVLKDETKDVGARNNRRLCAIYYNKSPGFEVIHGLLDRVMQLLDVKPGRDQGYHIQAAEDSTFFPGRCAEIFSSGKSIGHLGVLHPDVISRFELTMPCSAIEIDIEPFL, via the exons aTGTTATATGCATTAAATATATGGCTGTTTTGCAGGATGGAAGCTCCTCGGTACAAGCGTGTGAGTCCTGCGGATGGAGGAGAGCCTCAGCGGCTGCTCATAACAGAGGAG ACGGCATCTGTGAGGCCGTTCGCTGTAGCCGCTGTACTGCGCAACATTACATTCACCCAGGAGCGATACGACAGCTTCATAGAGCTGCAGGAGAAACTGCACCAGAACATCTGCAG GAAAAGGACGCTGGTTGCAATAGGAACTCATGATTTGGACACGATCTCCGGTCCGTTCACCTACACAGCCAAAGCACCCGGTGAAATCCGCTTCAAACCACTCAATCAGAGCCAAGAGTTCACTGCCACTGAGCTCATGAGTCTCTATAAG TCCGACAGTCACCTGAGGCACTACCTGCACATCATCGAGAACGAGCCTCTCTACCCGATTATATATGACAGTAATGGCATCGTCCTGTCCATGCCTCCTATCATCAATG GGAACCACAGCAAAATCTCATTAAACACAAAGAATGTTTTCATTGAGTGCACGGCCACAGACCTCACAAAG gcaaAGATCACGCTGGACATGATAGTGACCATGTTTAGTGAATACTGTGAGCAGCCCTTCAC GGTTGAGGAGGCAGAGGTTGTTTATCCTGATGGCAGAATGTGTGTGTATCCT GAGCTGGCGTACAGGACGGAGACTCTGTCTGGGGAGTTCATCAACAAAAAAGTTGGCATCAA TGAATCTGCAGAAAGCATCGCTCAGCTGCTGACCCGCATGTGTCTGAGGTCGGAGGTCAGCGGTGAGGACGGTCAGATCCAGGTGGAGATCCCGCCCACTCGCTCTGATGTCATCCATGCCTGTGACATCATGGAGGACGCGGCCATCGCGTACGGCTTCAACAACATCGTCAGGAGCACGCCTCGCACTTACACCGTAGCCAATCAG CTCCCTGTAAATAAACTGACAGAATTATTGAGGCAAGATCTTGCAGCTGCTGGCTTTACTGAAGCTCTAACATTCGCTCTG TGCTCACAAGAAGACATTGCTGATAAACTCAGGAAAAACATGGCAGAAATCGGAGCAGTTCATATCTCCAACCCGAAGACCGCAGAGTTTCAG GTGGCACGTACCTGTCTTCTTCCTGGGCTGCTGAAAACAGTCGCTGCCAACAGAAAGATGCCACTTCCTCTCAAACTGTTCGAGATTTCGGACGTCGTCCTGAAGGATGAAACAAAAG ATGTAGGAGCTCGTAACAACCGGCGTCTCTGTGCCATTTACTACAACAAGAGTCCAGGTTTCGAGGTCATCCATGGGCTTCTGGATCGGGTCATGCAGCTGCTGGATGTCAAACCGGGCCGTGATCAAGGATACCACATACAGGCGGCAGAAG